The following nucleotide sequence is from Natronosalvus caseinilyticus.
CCGAGGGCGTTGATCTCGCGTTCGTACTCCGTCTCCTCCATGAACCGTGCGATCTCGCTCGGCCCCATCCGGACCAGCTTCCGATAGTCTTCGTCCGCGAACAGCGAGGCTCGACGCGACCGCACGCGAGCGTTCACGTATTCCGGATTCGAGGCGCCCGTGCTCATTGCTCGAAGAGTCGGTTACTGATCTCCCGGAGGTTCTCTTCCCAGACGTCCTCGAGTACCGAGTCGAAGGTGTTGTTCACCCGGACGCGGGACTGGTCGCTCTCGACGACGACGCCGCCGAGGCAGTCGCGCTCGCCGGCGTACGCGTAGCCGTCGTAGTCCGCGAGGATCGACTCGATCAGTGCCTGGTCCTCGGCGCGACCGTAGACGCGAACGTCGTCGCCCTCGTCGAACTCCTCGCCGGCCGCGTCGATGAGCGTCCGCGTCAGATCCTCGCGGGTCTCGCCTTCGAGGCCGGCCAGTTCGGCTTCGACCTGCTCGCGAACCTCGCCGAGGACGTTCCGTCGGGCCTCCAGGCGCTCCTGTTTCGCCTCCAGTTTCGCACTGGAGAGTCGCTGTTCGCGCAGCTGCTCGATCTCGCGTTCGACCTCGGTCTCGGCACGCTCGAGGGTTTCCTCGGCGTCGTCCTCGGCCGCCGACTCGATCTCCTCGGCGCGAGCCTCGCCTTCCGCGCGGATCTCTTCCGCACGCGCGTGGGCCTCTTCTCGAATGTCTGTGACGACTGTATCCAAACTCATTGTGGAAAAGCGAACGGGGGTGCTCAGGCGATGAAGACGACGACCAGTGCCAGGATCACGAGCGTCTCTGGGAGGACGGTCATGATCAGGCCTGGCACGAACATGTCGTCGTCCTCGGCCATCGCGCCGACGGCAGCCGCGCCGATACCTCGCTCGGCGTATCCGGAGGCGAGTGCCGCGAGACCGACCGCGATCGCGGCGGCCGCGCCGGGGTCGTTCAGGGTCTGCAGTGCAACGTTCGAGGCTTCGAGGGATTCCATCATTTTTGATTACTCCTGACTGTAGGTTCGATCGTGTCCGAACGGTTCGTAGTTGGCTCCACCGCCTTCATAAAACTTGTTAAAGAATTCGACGTACTCCAGTCGAACGCCCTGTAAGCCGGCGCTTGTCACGCCAAGGATTAACACGACGATGTGTCCGACAACTAGAATGACGAAGCCGCCGATGAGTCCGGCGATGCCACCCATGTGCATGAGGCCGTCGAAGATGACGGTGGCCCCGCTGCCGTAGTGCTCGGCGACGTAGCTAGGGTCGTGTCCGGCCGACCCGAGGAAGTGGAACGCGCCATCGGGATCCTCGTAAGCACCGAAGAACAGCAGGTTGACCACGAAGGCCATGCCGGCCTTCGCGAGCAACACCGCGCCCATCCGGGTGTACGAGAAGACGTTGACGACGACGTCGAGCGCTTCGACGACCTCGACGGTGTCGCCGATCGCGAGCATGACCAGTCCGACGAAGAACACGAGCAGCGGCACCGTCAGCAGGGAGCCGCCGATGCCCGGGATCGCTTCCGGGAACGTGAACAGGCCCCACTCGGGGAACCCGGTGAACCCGATCGGGAAGGGTCCGTCGCTGGCGAACGTCGTGTAGAGGAACTCCGGCTTCTCGCCCGCGGCGTGAGCCGAGAAGATCCAGATCCAGATCCCGTTGAGCATCAGGATCCACGACCCGCTGTGGAAGAGCGCGTCCTTGACGCCGTGGCTGAGGTTCTCGTAGAAGTCGATCAGGTAACCAATGTTCAGGTGCACGATGCCGGCGAGCACGCTCACGACCATCCAGCCGATGGCGAACTCGGCGGCACCGGGCTCGAGCCCCTTGTTCAGCGGCAACAGCTCGACGCCGAACAGGTCGCCCCAGACGATGTCGCCGAGGGCGTGCAAGCCGAAGATTTCGCCGTAGATGAACCCGAATATGATCGTGAACGCGCCGGCCCAGATGGCCACGCCGCCAAGACTCGAGATGCCGTCGCTCTCGAAGTTGGTCGCCATGTAGTAGCCGATGGCGACGTACAGGATCCCGTAGCCGACGTCGCCGATCATGAAGCCGAAGAAGACCGGGAACGTCAGGAACAGGAAGATCGTCGGGTCGAGTTCGCTGTATTTGGGTTTGTTGACCGCGTTAACCAGGGCCTCGAACGGCTTCGCGGCCGAGGGGTTGTCCTGGATGACCGGCGGTTCGTCGTCCATCGTGACGGCCGAGCCGCCGTCAGGGACGACTTTCTGCTCGGCCCGCTCTTCTTCGTCCTCACTGGCGCTCGGCCCGTCCTCGTCCTGTGCGGCGGGCGTCCCCTTCTGGACGTCTTCGGTGTGGGTGTGGGCGCCGTGACGGTCGTAGTCGGCGCGCTCGAGTTCTTCGATCTCGACGCTGTCGCCGACGGCGTCGTTCAGCGCGGCGACGAGGCGGTCGTACTCGGTCGTTGGGATCCAGCCCTCGGCGATGAACGCCCGGTCGCTCGTCGCGAACTGCAGCGGCGCCTCGGCGCGCTGGACCTCGATCGTGAGTTTCTCCTCGGCGAGCAACAGGAACGCGCCCTCCTCGGTCTTGATCGTCTCGAGGTCGGCGTCGATCTCCTCGAGTTTGGCCTCGAGGTCGCGTTCATCGCGCTCGAGATCGGATACGTAGGACTCGGGGTCCTTCTCCGTCTCGGGCACCTGGTAGCGGCTGAAGTCGACGCCGACGAGGGCGTCGTCGACGAACCCTTCGTCGGCTCCGGCGGCGGGCGCTGCGACGATCGCGACGACCCCGTCGCCGGTGCCAGTGAACGTCTCGTAGGCACGGACGTCGTCGGACGCGTCGAGGGCAGCCTCGACCGCAGTCAGCGAGCCCTCGCCGACGACGACCTCGACGGAGTCGTACCCCGACAGCAAGTCGAGGTCGATCCCGAGGTCCGCGAACGGTTCGATCCGGTCGAGTCGCTCCCTGACGCGGCGCAACTGGTCGCGAACCTCGGTGCGTCGGTCGTCGAGGTCGTTGACCCGCGTCCGGATGGACTCGAGGCGAGGCTCCCAGTCGTCGCCGAGCCGGCCGGAGGCGACGTCCACGTCCTCGTCCTCGAGGTCGAGCGTGCTCTCGAGGGCTCGAACCGTGACGAGCTTCTCGGAGGCCTCGTCGGCGCCCACGATGGGGTTGCCGTTGTCGAAGCCCGCCCAGGAGCCGTCGTAGTCCGAAAGGTGTACCAGGTTCAGGTCGTAAACTGCCTCGATGACCGTGGGCATGACGCCCTTCGAACCGGTCACCGAGACCTTGCTCATCCGTTCAGGTCTGAGCATTGACGTCCTCCTGGAACAGGTCGACGACGTGGGATGCCACCTCGTCGACCCGTGTCGTGGCGCGTTTTTCGAGCGCCTCGCGATCCTCGGTTCCCTCCCGGAGCACGCGCTCACACTCGGCGTCGATCTCCTCGCGAGCGTCCTCGAGTCGGCGCTCCTTGAGGTCTCGAGCCTCCGCTTCCGCTTCCGAGCGTATCTCCTCGGCGCGTTTCCGGGCCTCGGCGATGCGCTCGTCGCGGTCGTTCTCCGCCTGTGCGACGATTTTGTCGGCCTCCTCTTCTGCCGACTTGATCTCTTGTAGAACCTGTGGCCTCGGCATACTCTAAGCACCCGACGTTTGCTTGAGCGCGTATAAGGTAGTTGCGAAAGTGGCTGGCGTGGGGCCTCGCGTTTCGCTTCGGTGCGCGAACGAACTGCCGACGAGCGCCTCTCTCGAATCGCCCCAGCGGTGTCGCCAGGCGCCGAACCGGCGGACGGGAGCGCTCGAGCCACGCTGGATGGACAGACCTATCACGACAGCCGGTCAATCGGCGCCAAATGGGAATCCTCGAGAACAAGGCGCGGGCGCGGCTGTTCTACAAGTACCTCTCGACGATTTACGACCGGATCAACCCCTTCATCTGGAACGAGGAGATGCGAACCGAGGCGCTCTCGCTGCTAAACTTCGAAGACGCCGAAATGGTGCTCGACGTGGGCTGTGGAACCGGCTTCGCGACCGAGGGTCTGCTCGAGCACGTCGACACCGTCTACGCGCTCGATCAGAGCGAACACCAGCTCGAGAAGGCCTACGCCAAGTTCGGGAAGACGGGCGGCCCCGTTCACTTCCACCGGGGCGACGCCGAGCGACTTCCGTTCGAGACGGACACGTTCGATATCGTCTGGTCGTCGGGGTCGATCGAGTACTGGCCCGAACCCGTTCTCGCCCTGCGGGAGTTCAACCGCGTGCTGAAACCGGGCGGTCAGGTGCTCGTCGTGGGGCCGAACTACCCGGATAACCGGATCGCCCAGGTGCTGGCCGACGCGATGATGCTCTTCTACGACGAGTACGAGGCCGACCGCATGTTCAAGGCGGCGGGCTTCGAGGAGGTCAAACACCTGTTCCAGGGGCCCAGCTACGAACCCGAGGTGGCGATCACGACGATCGCTCGAGCGCCCGAGAAGTAACCTCGAGACGCGGTTTGACGCCGATTCTTTGGTGGCCCTTATCGAGTCGGCCTCACTCTACCCGTCGCTCGAGGAAGTCCGCCAGCAGTTCGAACATCCGCAGTTTCTGTGCCTGATCTGAGGAGGCGTGGCCCTCCTCGCCGAGTTCCTCGTACTCGAAGTCCTCGCCCTCCTCGTAGCCGTTCTCGAGCAGGGCGTCCCGGAAGATTCGGGCCTGCGACACCGGGACGCGGCGGTCGTTGACGCCGTGAACGAGGAAGATCGGATCCTCGACGTTCTCGACGTGGGTCACGGGACTGCGCTCCCGGTAGAGGTCGGGGTTCTCCTCGGGCGTCCCGAGGTAGGTCTCCATCAACTCGGTCCGGAAGTGGGGCATCGTGTTCTCGAACATATCCTCGAGGTCGGTGAGGCCGATCCAGGCGACGCCCGCGCTATAGAGGTCGGGGTACTGGACCATCTGCCAGTAGGCGGAGTAGCCGCCGTAGGAGCCGCCGAAGACGACGACGCGGTCCGAATCGAGGAAGCCGTAGGTCTCGAGGACGTACTCGGCCGCGGTAGCGACATCGCCCTGTTCGGCGCCCGCCCAGTCGTCGTAGAGTTCGCGAACGAACTTTCGGCCTCGGCCCGTGGATCCGCGGTAGTTGATCTGGAGCACCGAGAAGCCCTGGGAGACCAGCACCTGGGTGTAGAGGTCGAACGACTTGGTGTCTCGAGCACGGGGGCCGCCGTGGGGATTGACGATCAGTGGCGACGGTCGTTCGCCCGAATCGTAGAAGAGCGCGCCGATCTCGAGTTCGTCGTAGGGTTCGTGCTCGACAGCGCGCTGAGGTGTCTCCGGAATCCCGTCGGAGTCCATGCGGAGGTACTCCGCGTCCGCGAAGTCCTCGGGATCGAACGGCCCGTACTCGGCCTCGAGCAGCGTCTCGTAGCTATCCTCGGCGAGGTCGTAGACCAGCAGTTCGGGACGCCGGGTGGGCGTCGT
It contains:
- a CDS encoding V-type ATP synthase subunit E, giving the protein MSLDTVVTDIREEAHARAEEIRAEGEARAEEIESAAEDDAEETLERAETEVEREIEQLREQRLSSAKLEAKQERLEARRNVLGEVREQVEAELAGLEGETREDLTRTLIDAAGEEFDEGDDVRVYGRAEDQALIESILADYDGYAYAGERDCLGGVVVESDQSRVRVNNTFDSVLEDVWEENLREISNRLFEQ
- a CDS encoding V-type ATP synthase subunit I, whose protein sequence is MLRPERMSKVSVTGSKGVMPTVIEAVYDLNLVHLSDYDGSWAGFDNGNPIVGADEASEKLVTVRALESTLDLEDEDVDVASGRLGDDWEPRLESIRTRVNDLDDRRTEVRDQLRRVRERLDRIEPFADLGIDLDLLSGYDSVEVVVGEGSLTAVEAALDASDDVRAYETFTGTGDGVVAIVAAPAAGADEGFVDDALVGVDFSRYQVPETEKDPESYVSDLERDERDLEAKLEEIDADLETIKTEEGAFLLLAEEKLTIEVQRAEAPLQFATSDRAFIAEGWIPTTEYDRLVAALNDAVGDSVEIEELERADYDRHGAHTHTEDVQKGTPAAQDEDGPSASEDEEERAEQKVVPDGGSAVTMDDEPPVIQDNPSAAKPFEALVNAVNKPKYSELDPTIFLFLTFPVFFGFMIGDVGYGILYVAIGYYMATNFESDGISSLGGVAIWAGAFTIIFGFIYGEIFGLHALGDIVWGDLFGVELLPLNKGLEPGAAEFAIGWMVVSVLAGIVHLNIGYLIDFYENLSHGVKDALFHSGSWILMLNGIWIWIFSAHAAGEKPEFLYTTFASDGPFPIGFTGFPEWGLFTFPEAIPGIGGSLLTVPLLVFFVGLVMLAIGDTVEVVEALDVVVNVFSYTRMGAVLLAKAGMAFVVNLLFFGAYEDPDGAFHFLGSAGHDPSYVAEHYGSGATVIFDGLMHMGGIAGLIGGFVILVVGHIVVLILGVTSAGLQGVRLEYVEFFNKFYEGGGANYEPFGHDRTYSQE
- the ahaH gene encoding ATP synthase archaeal subunit H codes for the protein MPRPQVLQEIKSAEEEADKIVAQAENDRDERIAEARKRAEEIRSEAEAEARDLKERRLEDAREEIDAECERVLREGTEDREALEKRATTRVDEVASHVVDLFQEDVNAQT
- a CDS encoding methyltransferase domain-containing protein, which encodes MGILENKARARLFYKYLSTIYDRINPFIWNEEMRTEALSLLNFEDAEMVLDVGCGTGFATEGLLEHVDTVYALDQSEHQLEKAYAKFGKTGGPVHFHRGDAERLPFETDTFDIVWSSGSIEYWPEPVLALREFNRVLKPGGQVLVVGPNYPDNRIAQVLADAMMLFYDEYEADRMFKAAGFEEVKHLFQGPSYEPEVAITTIARAPEK